The sequence TCACCAGGCGGGCGTTCTGGAAATGCTGGATGCGGCCGTCCAGGACCGGATCCGAGGCCCAGGACTCCGACCCGCGCACCAGCAGCACGGGCGCTGTGATGCACCTCCACAGGCGATGCTGATCTTCGTGCGACAGCCCGCCAACGTCCCCGCCCCAACGCACATGATTGTCGAACTTCCAGGAATAGGTCCCGTCCTCGTTCTGGTGCGCCCCATAGACCGTCAGATGGCGCGCCTGCTCGTCGCTGAGGTGGGGGTTTTCCTCCGCCATGCGGGCGACGGCGTCTTCGAGCGTGGCGTATTTGCGCGGCGTTCGGCCGGACGTCTCCCGCCGGTCCTTCACCCAGGTGCGCAGGCGCTGGTCGACGGTGACCTCGGCCATCTTTTCGATCATCTGCGGCGACGGGCCCAGCCCCTCGATGGCGATCACCTTGCTGATCTTGTCGGGGAAGGCGCCGCAATAGTTCAGCGCCACGCCGGCTCCGAGGGAATGAGCGATGATGGTCACCGGCGCCAATTGCTTCTGATGAACCAACTGGGCGAGGTCATAGAAGTAGGCCGGCTGGTCGTATCCGCCGCCGACGGCCCAGGCGCTGTCACCGTGGCCCCTGAGGTCCGGGGCAATGACATGATAGCGACCCCGCAGCCGGTCCGCGACCCAGTCCCAGTTGCGGCAATGGTCGCGTCCGCCATGCAGCAGCAGCAGGGGCGGCGCGCCCTCGTTGCCCCAGTCGACATAGTGCAGTCGCAGGCGCTGGGAAAAATAGAAGTGGGACGTTGGACCTTCCATCGCAGCCTCCAGAAAGCTGGTGGGTCCTACATCATCCGTCGCCCGCGCTCCATTCTGGTCGAGCGCCGCTCAAGCTGGGCCAGCGGCGATCGGCCTTTAGGCGGAACTCCGGGGGAGCAGCTACGGCCCCCTCTCGGTCGATGGCGACACCCGCAACCTGGCCGCCCCACTCGACTCAGCTATGATCCGCGCTCCCCAACCTTGAGGCTCTGACGATGGCCGACGAACCTGCCGAACTGATCGAACTCACCGCCTCGATTGTCGCGGCCTACGTCGGCAATCATCGGGTTCATCCGGCCGAGCTTTCCAGCATCGTGAAAAGCACCTTCGCCGCCCTGGCCCGCGCTGACAAACCGGCTGAGCCCGAAACCGTCGCCCTGACGCCTGCGGTGTCGATCCGCAAAAGCATCGCCGGTGAGCGGATCATCTGCCTCGATTGCGGAAAGTCGTTCGCCTCTATCAAACGCCACCTAAACTCGGCGCACGGGCTGACGCCGCAGACCTACAAGGCGCGTTGGGGCCTCGCGAAGGACTACCCGATGGTCGCGCCGACCTATAGCGAGGCACGCTCTAAGTTGGCGAAGGATATGGGGCTTGGCCAAGGCGGCCGCGGCGCCCCCCCTGCGCCTGTCCTTGCTCCCAAAGCGCCTGAACCTCCAACAAAAGCCGCCGCTCCCGCTGAAAAGATCGAAGCTGTTGCTGCCGCCAAAGCCCCGGCGACAAAGCGGCAACCTGGCGAGCCGGTCAAACCAGCTCGCAAGACGCTCAAAATGAAATTCGAAGACGTTGTGACCAAGGAAGGCGTGAGTGGGGGCAATCCGATCAAGCCGAAGGACGAGACCTTCACCTGATTCAGACCGCGCGCGCCTTTCGCCTTCGGCCTGCGTATAAAGCCGTACGGGGCTGTAACGGTGAAGCGCCCTAAACAGCCTGCTGGAAATCGGTGGCTCGCGGCCTGGCCGAGCCGGCTGCATAGGATCGGCCAGGACTAGGCTGCCAAAGCCCATCCGGCGCCCGGCGACAGGCGCCGATGACCCGGACCAGCTTGGCCAAATCGATGGGCTTGGTGAGATGGCCGTCGGCGCCGGCCTGGCCCGACCGCTCGAAGTCTTCCGGAGCGCCATGCGAGGTCGCGCAATGGATCGCGTACGGCCGACGGAACCCGTCGCGCTCAAATTCGCGGATCCGGCGCGTGGCGGCCAGTCCATCCATGCTGGGCATACCGACGACCATCAGGAAGAGGTCGAACTCGCTCGCCATGACGGCGCGCGTGGTTTCGAGTCCATCGCAGACCACCTTCGCCTCATGGCCAAGGGACCGGAGGATCAGTGCGAACGTACTGGAAAGCCACCTCGAGGCCTGCCGCGCCGCCGGCATGAGCGACCACATCTCCAAGCCTATCGAGCCTGCGGATTTGCTGGAAAAGACCCTCCGCTGGTCTTCCGATCGCGGCAGCGGCTCGGAAGGCTAAAGTCTCGGTCGACGGCGTCTTGGGCCTGTGCGGCGCGAAGGGCTTTGGCCGATGCCGGTTCGGGCGGCTTCGGCGCCTAGGGCTTGGCCATCGGGCAGTCGGCGCTGACGCGATGGGCGTCGATGCTCGCCGCCCCATCGATGGGAAGACTCGCAAAGATGGTGTGCAGCTTGGCCTTCAGATGGAAGCTTTCCGGCGTGTAGGTCCCAGAGATGCCAACGCTCATGCGAAGGCCGTTCTTGTCGACGCACTGGCCGGCCAGATTGACCGAGCCGCCGCCGACCGCACGGTGATCGTAGGTGCAGCTGTAGTGGCGGTTGGTGGGGCCGGTCAGATAGGCTTCGACCTGGGCCGGGGTGATGCATTTGCGGTCAGTGCTGTCCTGGCTGATCAGCAGTTCGGAGTGGTTCCGGCTTTCCCAATAGCCCGGCAGAATCGTGTTCTCCGCCAGGGCTGGCGCGGCCAGGCCGAGGACGGGCGCCAACATCAGGGCGAGCAATCGAAAACGGATCACGAGCAACTCCGGATCAGCGCAACAACCGACCTTGAGCTCCGAGCACGTTCACAATGGGGCGCGGAAGTGTCTGATCCTGGGCTTAAGCCTGGCGGGGATCCGGTCCCCGCGCTTCGCGGCCCAGCCGCGGGCGGTCCGCCCGTGGGGGCGCCCTACTCCTCGCCGTTGAAATCCGCCCCCTTCTGGATGGTCAGCGCAATCTGTTCTGCAGGCGTCGGTTGGCGGGCCGCCATGACAACAACCGCGCCGGCCGCGGCCGCAGCCATGGCCAAGGCGCAGGCGAAGCCGACCTGCGCCATCCGCAATCTTTGAAGCCGAGTCGTGGGTTGCAAAGCGCGCGTTCGCCCAACAAGCTTGATCGACCCTGAGATCCTGCGTCGGAGACCGGCCGGTGTGCAATCTTTATGCGATCATGCGAGCCAGGGCCGAGGCGGCGCGCCTGGCCCGGGCCATGACGGACCGCAACAATAACCAGCCGCCGATGCCCGGCGTCTATCCCGACTATCTGGCGCCCGTAATTCTCAAGACCGCAGACGGATCGCGCGAGATGCGCAATCTGCGTTGGGGCATGCCGAGCTCAAAGCAGGCGCTGTACAAGGCCGCCAGCGACCGTGCGGACAAGCTGCGAGCCAAGGGCAAGGAGGTCGATTTCACCGAGCTCTTGAAGATGGAGCCCGACAAGGGAACCACGAACGTCCGCAACACCAGCAACGCCCAGGGAAAGACCAATGCGCATTGGCGGCCCTGGCTTGGCCCCGCCAATCGCTGCCTGGTTCCCTTCACCTCCTTCGCCGAGCCCGACCAGGACCATGAGCGAACCCGCAAGAACATCTGGTTCGCCCTGGATGACAGTCGACCGTTGGCGTTCTTCGCCGGCATCTGGACGCCGCATGCGTGCGTGCGGATGATCAGCAAAGGTTGGGAGGAGATCGAGGCCTTCGGCTTTTTGACCACGGACTCGGCCGAACCGGTGAAGACCTATCACGCCAAGGCCATGCCGGTGATCCTCACCGAGGAGGCCGAGCGGGACCTTTGGATGAGCGGCGCGCCCTGGGATGAGGTGAAACACCTGCAGCGCCCGCTGCCGGACGGGGCCTTGAAGATCGTGGCGGTCGGATCCCGGCAGGACGACGCCGTTCCGGCCTGATCAAGCCTGAGGGGCTGGCGGCGGCCAGGTCCAGTCGCCGTCATAGGCGTGCGGAAACACTGCGACCTCGCGGGATCCGCACCCATCCTCTCCGGTGCAGGCGAGCCTTGGCGCGAGTGCGGCGATCTTGAGATCCAGGCGCTCGGCGAAAATCGCCTGCAGTCTTGGCGGCGTCCATTCGACGACCCGCGGGCAGGCCTTGCAGCAGATCGCCAGCGACCAGCCGTTCTGCAGGAAGGTGCGCACGGTGTCCGCGCCGACCTGTCGGGCATGGAAGCCCGCGATCATCTTCGCCGGGGGGCGTTTGAGCGTCGAGGGCGGATCTGTCTTGGCCATGAGCGACTGCCTGACGAGGGTCTTTCTTTATCGGCCGCGCCGGGCTTTGCCGACGCGAACGGTCGCCCGGCATTCTGGGTTGGGGCACTTGCGCCGGAGACCAGCCTGAACCTGGTCCAGGGTCGCGCCGAGGCCGAAGGTGGTGATGGTTTCGGCCGGCGAGAGCACCCGCTTCCAGGCGCAGGGCCGGCATTCCGCGCCGATGCGGCCTGGACCAATGATGATCTCGGCGACGGTTATGGTCGCCGTCCCTGTGGGCATTGGGTCCTTCCCTGGCGGCCACTCCGCCGCCAGAACCTCAAAGATTCCGCGGCGCGGGACCTTGGCCTGGAAATCGACCACGCCCTGGCATCCCAGGCGGCGACACTGGGGATGCTTGTTCCAGAGGCTGGTGCGTGGTCCGAGCGTCCAGCCCACCAGGTCCAGATCGACCAGCATGGTCAGGCCGCAGGTCCGACAGCGCGAGATGACCTCCCATCCCGCCTGCTGCATGTCCCAGACGGTCTCCACCGTGCGCCGCCATTCGGCGAGGGGAATGCGGTCAAGGTTCTTGGCGCCCATGGCAGGGATGTTCTGCATAAGTTCCACGGCCGGGCAAGCCCATCGTGGGGATGATCGGGCAATTGATTGAGGCCAACGCCCGTACGCGGTCCGCTTGATCCGAGCCCGAGGTGATCGACCCGCATGGAGCAATGGCGGAGATAAGCGCCTACGGCGACAGATCAGATCCGGTCGGAGAAGCGATCGTGCGCCTCGATGCGGCGCACCGGCAGATGGATCTCGCCGCGGTAGATCTCGGCCTGGAGAAAGTTCAGCTCAGCCTCACGGTCGGCGTCGGCGACATCAATGTACCAAGCCTTCGGCGAAGCCGTCCCCTCCCCGTTCCAACGGTAGCCGCGCGCCTTGAGGATCTCCTTCAGGTCAAAAGGCGAGTTCACCGCCCAGATCCGCCAGGTTGGGCGGCGCGCATGCTCGAGCAGCTTGGCGAAAGCCAACTGGCCGCTCCGCGGCAAGGGGCGCGACAGCAGTTCTATGGCGGCGAGGCAATCCTGTTCAGCGCGATGCTTGTCGTAGAAGAAGCCGGCGCCTGTGGCGAGGTAGGGTAGCTTTACGCCTTCGAAGCCCTCGCTCGCCCAGTCGACCTCGGTCATGGAACAGGCCCAGGGCTTGGTGTTGAAGGTCTCGCAGAAGCGCTCCAGGAAGCGGCGGTCGAAGGCGGCGTTGTGCGCCACCACGATCGCCGCGGGCGCCGCACAGCGGGTGACTTCGGCCGGATCTATGGCCTGGCCGGCCACCATTTCGTTGGTGATGCCCGTGATCGCCGTGACCTCGGGCGGGATCGGCTTTGAGGGCTCCCGCAGCGCGCGAAAGACCTCGCCGACCGCGAAGATCCGGCCGTCCAGCCCATAGGTGAACGGGACCATGGCCAGTTCGATGATCTCATCGCTCTGGGGATCGAGGCCGGTGGTTTCGACATCCACGAACAGGCCCTGCCGGGTCCTCGAGCCATCCGGCTCGATCAGGGTCCGCCGTGGCTGCAGCTTTCGGAGCACCCGGTAGCGGCCGCTCTTCTCCAGCCTGGCCGCCAGGCGCTCAAGCTCGGCGGAGTCAATGTCATCATCCAGTTCCAAAGGCGCACTCCAGCCTCGTCACCATCTCGCCGCGGATAAACCACGCGGCGGGACTTTCTCACAGACTACGGATGAGGTTCGGCGCGTCACGGTCGCGCGGTCTTCAAATTTGGGGCCTAGGGTCATGGGATGAGAGTTGTCAGCGCCCTATTCGCCGCCTGCTCCCTGATCGCCACGGCCGGCCGCGCCGCTGCATGGGGAGAGCTTGGCCACAGGGTCACCGGATTGATCGCCTATCGCCATCTCACACCGGCAGCGCGCGCCAGGGTCGATGCGATCATGGCCGCCGACACCGATCCGCTGACTCCGCGGGATTTCGCCGGCCGGACCAACTGGGCAGACAAATATCGCAGCGCCCACCGCGAGACCGCGGCCTGGCACTTCGCCGACATCGAGATCGACCACCCCGACCTGAAAGCGGCCTGCTACGGCTTTGCACCGCTGGCCCCAGGACAACTGGCGAGCCAAGGCCCGGCGCAGGCTTGCGTCGTCGCCAAGATCGAGCAGTTCACCGCGGAATTGCGCAGTCCATCGACTTCTCCGAACGAGCGGTTGCTCGCCTTGAAATTCCTCATCCATTTCGTCGGCGACCTTCACCAGCCGCTGCATGCGGCCGACCATATGGACAAGGGCGGCAACTGCATCGGCCTGGACCCGGCCCCAGACGGCCACGCCGCCAATCTGCACGCCTATTGGGACACCGGGGCGGTCGGGTCGCTGGGCGGCTCGGCGGAGGCGATCGCCGCCGAACTTGATGATCGGACGAGCCCGGAGCGGGTCGGGACATGGTCGGCTGGCGATCCGCGCGCCTGGGCGATGGAAACGTTCAAGATCGCGCAGCGCGATGCTTACGCGCTGCCGACCAGGCCAACCTGCAGCGACCATGGCGCTAAGGCCCTCACTGAGACCTATCAGGCCATGGCCAAGCGGGATGTCGCCCTGCAGCTGGAAAAGGCTGGCGTGCGCATGGCGGCCCTGCTGAACCGGGCGCTGCACTGAGGCCTCGCGAACAAAAAAGGCCGCGCTTTGCAGCGCGGCCAGTTCATAGGGAGGAAACGCCCAGGAAGGGCAGGCGCGTCAGGGACGCGCCACGTCCATAGACTTATGTTGCGCCGCACAATCGTTCAAGGGCTCGATAGCGATTTCCTTTAAGGTATTGGCCTAGCGGCTCTGCCGCATCGCACACTCGCTGGGGTTCGGCCGCACCATCGCTCTGGTCGCCGAACCCCTTCAACCGCGTAATTCGGTCGCGGCGAGATTCATAATTAATCAAGCCTGAACCGGCCCTAATGAACCAGGGGTCGCCGAAGCGGTCTCGATTGACCTGGGCGACGGCAGCTCCAGGGACGCCGGAAGTGCGAGGAAGACCAGATGCGCGTTCTGATGATCGAAGACGATAGCGCGACCGCCCAGAGCATCGAGCTGATGCTCAAGGCGGAGGGCTTCAACGTCTATGCGACAGACCTCGGTGAAGAAGGCGTCGACCTCGGCAAGATCTATGACTACGACCTGATCCTCCTGGACCTGAACCTGCCCGACATGAGCGGTATGGAGGTGCTGCGCACCCTGCGCGTGGCCAAGATCCACACCCCGATCATGATCCTGTCCGGTTCGACCGAGATCGACACCAAGGTGCGCATCTTTTCAGGCGGCGCCGACGACTATCTGACCAAGCCGTTCCACAAGGATGAACTGGTGGCCCGGATCCACGCCGTCGTGCGTCGCTCAAAGGGCCATGCCCAGTCCGTGATCAAAACGGGCTCCATCATCGTCAATCTCGACGCCAAGACCGTCGAGGTGAGCGGCAGCCGCGTGCATCTGACCGGCAAGGAATACCAAGTGATGGAGCTCCTGGCCCTGCGCAAGGGCACGACCATGACCAAGGAGATGATCCTCAATCACCTCTATGGCGGCATGGACGAGCCGGAAATGAAGATTATCGACGTCTTCATCTGCAAGCTGCGCAAGAAGCTCGCCGACGCCAGCGGGGGCGCGCATCACATCGAAACCGTCTGGGGTCGCGGCTACACGCTGCGCGATCCCGATGAGGCGGCGACCAGCTCAGCGGCGTAGGGGCGCCCCGCCGCCGAATTCGGGCCCGGGTGGCGACCGCTCGCTCGCGGTAGAGTCTAATCCTTTCGAGAGGCGGCGCGCCCGCGTTCGCGGACATTTGAATTGGCCGCCTCGAAGCTGTGCTATCGTGGCGACCATGCACACCTTCGAATTCCGCGTTGACCAGCCGGACCGAGAGCCCCTGTTGAAGTCACGCGCCCTGGAAGACGAGGCCCAAGCACTAGCCTATGCGCGCCAACTCCTGAGAGATTGGCCAGACTGCGCCAGGATCGATGTGATGCAGAATGGCGAACTGGTGAACAGGCTCCGGCCGGCGAGGCCCTGAAGAGGGGTCGCCTCCAGTCGCGGAGGGTCCTCAGCATGGGGTCCGGTTCGTCCCGAATGGGTGTGGTGAGCCGATCATCAGGCTCGTGGACGGACCGGTGCGATAAGCGGACGCCTGGCTGGTCTTCGGAAAAGCTGCGCCGACACCGCTGAGATCGCCGCCCAGCCGAAATCTTCAACGAAATCCGCCAAGACCGGAGGTTCGATCCGCACCGGGACCTTGCCGTTCCAAGGGACGGCGCCGACGACTTTCTGCTCTCGTCGAGCCGTCCCTTCACGCCGCCTAGCCCGCCGGGTGCAGCCCCGGCGCTTCCTGGCCCGTGCGGGTGACATATTCGGTATAGCCGCCGCCGTACTGATGGACGCCCTCGGGGGTCAGTTCCAGCACGCGGTTGGACAGGGCCGCCAGGAAGTGGCGGTCGTGCGAGACGAAGAGCATGGTCCCCTCAAAGTCCGCCAGGGTCCCGACAAGCATCTCCTTGGTCGCCATGTCGAGGTGGTTGGTCGGTTCGTCGAGCACCAAAAGGTTCGGCGGATCGAACAGCATCTTGGCCATGACCAGGCGCGCCTTCTCGCCGCCTGACAAGACGCGGCAGGGCTTTTCCACATCGTCGCCGGAGAAGCCGAAGCACCCCGCCAGGGTGCGCAGCGCGCCCTGGCCCGCCTGCGGGAACCAGCCGTCCAGAGACTCGAAGATCGTCTCTTCGCCGTCCAGCAGATCCATGGAGTGCTGGGCGAAATAGCCCATCTTGACGCTGGCGCCGATGCTGACGGCGCCCTGGTCGGGCGCAGCCGCGCCGGCTGCGAGTTTCAACAGGGTCGATTTGCCCGCGCCGTTGGCGCCCAGGACGCACCATCGCTCCTTGCGGCGCACCAGGAAGTCGAGGCCTTGGTAGATCGGCTGGGCGCCATAGCCCTTATGGACATTGCGCATGCTGATCACATCATCGCCTGACCGCGGCGGGCTCTTGAACTCGAACTGGACCGACTGGCGACGGCGCGGCGCCTCGACGCGTTCGATCTTGTCGAGCTTCTTCACCCGGCTCTGGACCTGGGCGGCGTGCGAGGCGCGCGCCTTGAACCGCTCGATGAATTTGATTTCCTTGGCCAGCATGGCCTGCTGGCGCTCGTATTGCGCCTGGCGTTGCTGTTCGCTGAGCGCGCGCTGCTGTTCATAGAAGTCGAGATCGCCCGAATAGGTGATCAGCGAGCCGCCATCGATCTCCACCACCTTGCCGATGATGCGGTTCATGAAGGCGCGGTCGTGCGAGGTCATCAGCAGAGCGCCGTCATAGGTCTTGAGGAAGGCCTCAAGCCAGATCAGGCTTTCCAGGTCGAGGTGGTTGCTGGGTTCGTCCAGCAGCATGCCGTCGGGCCGCATCAACAGGATGCGGGCCAGGGCCACGCGCATCTTCCAGCCGCCGGACAGCAGACCGACATCGCCATCCATGCGTTCCTGGCTGAAGCTCAGGCCGGCCAGCACCTCGCGCGCTCGCGCTTCCAGCGCATAGCCGTCCAGTTCCTCGAAACGCCCCTGCACCTCGCCGTAACGCTCGAGGATAGCGTCCAATTCGTCGGCGCGGTCCGGATCGACCATGGCGGCTTCGAGCTCGGCCATTTCGACAGCCAGCGCGCTGACGGGACCAACGCCGTCCATCACCGCGGCGACCGCGCTCTGGCCCGACATTTCGCCGACGTCCTGGCTGAAATAGCCGATCGTCATGCCGGGATCGATCGCGACCAGTCCGTCATCGGACTGCTCCTGACCGGTGATCATGCGGAACAAGGTGGTCTTGCCAGCGCCGTTCGGGCCGACAAGCCCGACCTTTTCGCCCTTTTGAACGCCCATC is a genomic window of Phenylobacterium montanum containing:
- a CDS encoding SOS response-associated peptidase family protein — its product is MCNLYAIMRARAEAARLARAMTDRNNNQPPMPGVYPDYLAPVILKTADGSREMRNLRWGMPSSKQALYKAASDRADKLRAKGKEVDFTELLKMEPDKGTTNVRNTSNAQGKTNAHWRPWLGPANRCLVPFTSFAEPDQDHERTRKNIWFALDDSRPLAFFAGIWTPHACVRMISKGWEEIEAFGFLTTDSAEPVKTYHAKAMPVILTEEAERDLWMSGAPWDEVKHLQRPLPDGALKIVAVGSRQDDAVPA
- a CDS encoding alpha/beta fold hydrolase translates to MEGPTSHFYFSQRLRLHYVDWGNEGAPPLLLLHGGRDHCRNWDWVADRLRGRYHVIAPDLRGHGDSAWAVGGGYDQPAYFYDLAQLVHQKQLAPVTIIAHSLGAGVALNYCGAFPDKISKVIAIEGLGPSPQMIEKMAEVTVDQRLRTWVKDRRETSGRTPRKYATLEDAVARMAEENPHLSDEQARHLTVYGAHQNEDGTYSWKFDNHVRWGGDVGGLSHEDQHRLWRCITAPVLLVRGSESWASDPVLDGRIQHFQNARLVNFEGAGHWVHHDRLDDFMRAADAFLAG
- a CDS encoding ABC-F family ATP-binding cassette domain-containing protein, giving the protein MIRLDNISKQNGHQILFIDASMGVQKGEKVGLVGPNGAGKTTLFRMITGQEQSDDGLVAIDPGMTIGYFSQDVGEMSGQSAVAAVMDGVGPVSALAVEMAELEAAMVDPDRADELDAILERYGEVQGRFEELDGYALEARAREVLAGLSFSQERMDGDVGLLSGGWKMRVALARILLMRPDGMLLDEPSNHLDLESLIWLEAFLKTYDGALLMTSHDRAFMNRIIGKVVEIDGGSLITYSGDLDFYEQQRALSEQQRQAQYERQQAMLAKEIKFIERFKARASHAAQVQSRVKKLDKIERVEAPRRRQSVQFEFKSPPRSGDDVISMRNVHKGYGAQPIYQGLDFLVRRKERWCVLGANGAGKSTLLKLAAGAAAPDQGAVSIGASVKMGYFAQHSMDLLDGEETIFESLDGWFPQAGQGALRTLAGCFGFSGDDVEKPCRVLSGGEKARLVMAKMLFDPPNLLVLDEPTNHLDMATKEMLVGTLADFEGTMLFVSHDRHFLAALSNRVLELTPEGVHQYGGGYTEYVTRTGQEAPGLHPAG
- a CDS encoding DUF3617 domain-containing protein codes for the protein MIRFRLLALMLAPVLGLAAPALAENTILPGYWESRNHSELLISQDSTDRKCITPAQVEAYLTGPTNRHYSCTYDHRAVGGGSVNLAGQCVDKNGLRMSVGISGTYTPESFHLKAKLHTIFASLPIDGAASIDAHRVSADCPMAKP
- a CDS encoding MucR family transcriptional regulator is translated as MADEPAELIELTASIVAAYVGNHRVHPAELSSIVKSTFAALARADKPAEPETVALTPAVSIRKSIAGERIICLDCGKSFASIKRHLNSAHGLTPQTYKARWGLAKDYPMVAPTYSEARSKLAKDMGLGQGGRGAPPAPVLAPKAPEPPTKAAAPAEKIEAVAAAKAPATKRQPGEPVKPARKTLKMKFEDVVTKEGVSGGNPIKPKDETFT
- a CDS encoding response regulator, whose product is MPAARQASRWLSSTFALILRSLGHEAKVVCDGLETTRAVMASEFDLFLMVVGMPSMDGLAATRRIREFERDGFRRPYAIHCATSHGAPEDFERSGQAGADGHLTKPIDLAKLVRVIGACRRAPDGLWQPSPGRSYAAGSARPRATDFQQAV
- the ctrA gene encoding response regulator transcription factor CtrA, which gives rise to MRVLMIEDDSATAQSIELMLKAEGFNVYATDLGEEGVDLGKIYDYDLILLDLNLPDMSGMEVLRTLRVAKIHTPIMILSGSTEIDTKVRIFSGGADDYLTKPFHKDELVARIHAVVRRSKGHAQSVIKTGSIIVNLDAKTVEVSGSRVHLTGKEYQVMELLALRKGTTMTKEMILNHLYGGMDEPEMKIIDVFICKLRKKLADASGGAHHIETVWGRGYTLRDPDEAATSSAA
- a CDS encoding 3'-5' exonuclease — translated: MELDDDIDSAELERLAARLEKSGRYRVLRKLQPRRTLIEPDGSRTRQGLFVDVETTGLDPQSDEIIELAMVPFTYGLDGRIFAVGEVFRALREPSKPIPPEVTAITGITNEMVAGQAIDPAEVTRCAAPAAIVVAHNAAFDRRFLERFCETFNTKPWACSMTEVDWASEGFEGVKLPYLATGAGFFYDKHRAEQDCLAAIELLSRPLPRSGQLAFAKLLEHARRPTWRIWAVNSPFDLKEILKARGYRWNGEGTASPKAWYIDVADADREAELNFLQAEIYRGEIHLPVRRIEAHDRFSDRI
- a CDS encoding S1/P1 nuclease — its product is MRVVSALFAACSLIATAGRAAAWGELGHRVTGLIAYRHLTPAARARVDAIMAADTDPLTPRDFAGRTNWADKYRSAHRETAAWHFADIEIDHPDLKAACYGFAPLAPGQLASQGPAQACVVAKIEQFTAELRSPSTSPNERLLALKFLIHFVGDLHQPLHAADHMDKGGNCIGLDPAPDGHAANLHAYWDTGAVGSLGGSAEAIAAELDDRTSPERVGTWSAGDPRAWAMETFKIAQRDAYALPTRPTCSDHGAKALTETYQAMAKRDVALQLEKAGVRMAALLNRALH